CTGTTTCTGCAATAGACGAAAAAAGAATGGGGAGGAAGAGAAAGCACAGCGAGGCTGAAGCGGCGGCTCCGGTGAAGAAGGATGACTCTGCTCCGGAGAGACCCAAGAGAACTCTGTTAGGTTGGAAAGATAAGAAAGAAGATGTTGAGGAAGCTAAGGAAGTGTCTGCTCCGTCTGCGCCTGGGTTCAGGAATAAAGAGAAGGTTCTCGTTACTTGTTCCCGTCGGATTAGTTTCAGGTGAAGCGAGTTGagatttgattttgaattttaatttcgTTTGATGGTGtagaagaataataataataaatcaagtaTCTGTTTGTAAAGGTACCGGCATCTGATGTTGAACATAGTGTCACTTCTGCCTCATTGTAAGAAAGATAGTAAGGTGGAAGCTAAGAGCAGTAAAGGCGCCACTCTTAATGAGCTTGTTGAGCTTAAGGGCTCTTCTTCCTGCTTGTTTTTCGAGGTAAAGTTTCCATCTTTTGTTGGTACCTCTAGGGTTTGATGCATAGAAGATGGAACAAATCACTGAACTGATGGAACTCTTGTGTGGTTCAAATTCGGTTCATTTGTTTCTCAGCTTGTAATGTCACCGTGTCTTAATTTGCTTGTATAGAGTAGTAGTAAACTGTGAACTGACGGTATGTGTTAATTTTGTTATGGACTTCAGTGTAGGAAGCATAAAGATCTTTACATGTGGATGGTCAAGTCCCCTAGTGGACCCTCTGTTAAGTTCTTGGTTAATGCTGGTAATTTCTCCAACCCCCTCGTATTCTGTTTATATGTTCTTGTTCGTCTCTTATGTTTCTGTATGGTGAAGTTCACACGATGGAGGAGCTGAAACTCACTGGAAACCATCTGAAAGGGTCACGCCCTCTCTTGACGTTCTCGTCCAATTTTGATAAAGACGTGCACTGGAAACTCTTGAAAGAGATGTTAACACAGGTCATTCTCCCATTTTCATTCCCTTGTGTTCCTGGTTGGTTATGGTTTGTACTTCCTTATGCTAATTAGTTTTCTCTTGCAGGTTTTTGGAATCCCAAAGGAACACAGAAAGTCCAAACCTTACCATGACCATGTGTTTGCTTTCTCCATTGTCGATGACCATATCTGGTTCCGTAATTACCAGGTTGGTTGAAAGTTAGCAAATCTTAGAGATCAACTATATGACTTGCAGATTATATATCCTAATCCTTAGTGAATGTCTGTTTTTATGTTCTGTTGCAGATATCAGTACCTCATAATGAGGCAGACAAGGTTGCGCGAGGTGGTCTTGATAAAATGACCCTTGTCGAGGTCTGGCTTTACCTATTAGTAACAATAATTTGCGTAGTTGTGATTCTTTAGTGTTGATTGAAATGAAAATATGATGACAGGTTGGTCCAAGGTTTTGTTTAAACCCGATTAAGATCTTTGGAGGCAGCTTTGGAGGTCCAACCCTTTACGAGAACCCATTCTACGTATCTCCAAACCAGGTACTGTGTTCTATATGCAACTTGATGAGAAGACATTTACTGATGTACCTGTAAATGATATGGTTTTCTGTGTCAAAgtcttaatcttttttttttttttcaattttgctCGTCAGATCCGAACCTTGGAGAAAAGAAATAAAGCAGGGAAATTTGCAAAGAAGATCAAAGCAAAAAGGAGGAAAAAGATGCATGAGCTTTCAAACCCATTGGAGCCTGATGAGTTTGCAGACATGTGGAAGGATGATGAATGATCAAAAGTTCCATCAAGTTTTTCTTGTTGTAAACTTCCATATTCACACAACCATCACGTTTTTGTCTTTGTACTGCTCTCGACTCTGTTTTTATCTCTCCCACTTATGGATCAAAAGGTGATATTTTCTTGCAATTTAAAGAGTTTAATAAGTAAAGAGTCCATCTAAAACTCTTTTCCAAAATTCACAGAAACAATACTTTTCATGTCTTCActgttcttttttgtttttgacatcTGTTGAATTATATTAGATCATACGAACGTTTCGAAGAACATTACAAGGCTATCTCTAGAAGAACATTAGACAAGGTCCATCGGAGCTTCCTAAACAGGgtttctaagaaaaaaaaggaaaaaaataaatgaaaaaggaaaagaaaagagagaaccGGTGTTAAAATTAGGATTTTAAGGGTCGGTAAGGACCCCTACGTGGCACATtcttattctctctctctctctctctctctccttcgtcGTTTTCCATCTTCTCCATCGAAAATCTGTCGATCTCCTTCTCTGTCGATTCTCTTTTGATTCTGAAGTCGATCGCCAATCGATTGGTGTGGCCTCTGATCCCATGGCTGCACGTCGAGGAGGCAGGGAACTTCCAATGGAAGATGTTTGTTATTACAAGTGGCCGCTTCCTGGGGCTGATAAGGTTAGCTGGAGCTGTGATCTTCTGTTGTTTGTGTAATGAATAATGATAAGACTTCTCTGCTTATGCTAACGTAATTCTAAATGTATATGGTTTCAGTTTGGGCTGTTTTGTGTTTGTGATGGACATGGGGGAGCAGGGGCTGCAAACAGAAGCTTGGATGATCACCAATATGAGGTTCTGAAGCTTGTCTTTTTCTTTCCGTTTCATGTTTGTCTCCTTTGACAACTTGGCTGCAACTTTTTCATTGCTTAATGAACTAGCATGGTTGTACAGCTACAGTTCTCTTGGTTTGCAAAGACAGTGAAGAACATTTATTCGCACAATGTGCCAATCTTGGTGATTCagcatataaatttttttgagcGTTGGACTGTTTTTGTGTTATGTCGTTGTAACAGCACTACATCAAACTGAGCGAGATGGAGAAGAACTGCAAGTTGAATGACCTTCTTGACGCATTGGACTTCAATCAAGTTGTCATATTTGTGAAGAGCGTTAACAGAGCTGGGGAGCTGAACAAGTTG
This region of Brassica napus cultivar Da-Ae chromosome C5, Da-Ae, whole genome shotgun sequence genomic DNA includes:
- the LOC106401210 gene encoding ribosome biogenesis protein BRX1 homolog 2; the protein is MGRKRKHSEAEAAAPVKKDDSAPERPKRTLLGWKDKKEDVEEAKEVSAPSAPGFRNKEKVLVTCSRRISFRYRHLMLNIVSLLPHCKKDSKVEAKSSKGATLNELVELKGSSSCLFFECRKHKDLYMWMVKSPSGPSVKFLVNAVHTMEELKLTGNHLKGSRPLLTFSSNFDKDVHWKLLKEMLTQVFGIPKEHRKSKPYHDHVFAFSIVDDHIWFRNYQISVPHNEADKVARGGLDKMTLVEVGPRFCLNPIKIFGGSFGGPTLYENPFYVSPNQIRTLEKRNKAGKFAKKIKAKRRKKMHELSNPLEPDEFADMWKDDE